In the Blautia coccoides genome, AATATTTATGGCCTAAAAACCTGGCAGTGACTGCGGTGATAAGAATACAGAACGCCGCCATAATATTTATTCTGAGTATATTGATAATAAATTCCTGCATACACAAAACCCCCTTGAAAAGCAGACATGACTATGGTTTTTCTTTTGTGACATCTTATATGTATTGTATGGAAATATAAAATTCTACAAATGTAGTTGTTAAGTATATTCTACAATTATAGTAGATAAATGTCAAGGGGATTTGGAAATAATATCAAAATTAAAATCGGCAGCAGCAGTTTATCCTGTCTAAGCGGTGTGGAACCAGATGGGTCTAGCTTTTGGCGTAAAATAAAAGTATAATGTAAAGCATAAGAAAGTATTACGAATATCATTGATGATCAGGAGGAAAAATATGTACAAGGCATTTAAAATGAAATTATATCCGGGCTGTGAGGCAGAATATGAAAGGCGACACAATGAGCTTTGGCCTGAGATGAAGGAGATGATCCATGCCCATGGAGGAAAGAATTACTCTATCTTTCTGGACCGGGAGACACTGACCTTATTCGGCTGTATAGAGATTGAAAATGAGGAGCTGTGGGCAAAAGGGGCTGACACGGCGGTCAACCGGAAATGGTGGGATCATATGGCGGATATTATGGAGACAAACCCTGACAACAGCCCTGTTTCAGTGGATCTGAAACCTATGTTCCATCTGGACTGACAGGGGCTGATCTTATTACAGATCCGGCGTGCAGAAACGGCTGTCATCTGCCAGGTATGAAAGAAT is a window encoding:
- the rhaM gene encoding L-rhamnose mutarotase, coding for MYKAFKMKLYPGCEAEYERRHNELWPEMKEMIHAHGGKNYSIFLDRETLTLFGCIEIENEELWAKGADTAVNRKWWDHMADIMETNPDNSPVSVDLKPMFHLD